Part of the Brevibacillus brevis genome is shown below.
GAATGTGTAGAAAAATTCGAACAACAGGATCCAGGGCATGCACCTGGCTACTCTTCGCTGGATGTCTTCCTTTTGCAATTCGTTCATCGAGGCTCCCTCTTTCCCCATAAAAATCAGGATTCATGGTGCAATGAATCAATTTGCTTCTCGGTTCGCGCCGGCATGACTACCTTCCTCACCTCCTCAGCCGAGTTCCCGATACATTCAAATGGAAGCACTATCCCAATTCGTTCTTATTTGAAGGACGTTGTTCTTCTTATATTACAAAAAAAATTATCGGGCACCCAGCCGCTTGGATATGTCATGCGCCGCCTGCTGGCATAGCCAAAGCAAACGATCTTTGTCTTTGCTCATTCGGATCTCCAATCCGGAAATCGAAAGGCCCGCGACGACATTGCCCGTATAATCGCGAATCGGCACGGCGATGCCCATCCCGCCCAACGAAAAATCGTTCGCGGAAATCGAGTAGCCTTGCTCCCTGATCGTCTCCAGCTCCCTTTGCAGCTCGGCCGGATCTACGACGGTGTACTTGGTGAAGCTCGGCAGCTCCTTTGAAATGATTTGCCGAATCCTCTCCTCCGGCAGGTAGGCCAGCAGGATTTTGGTGGTCGCACCGGCGTGGAGAGGGACGCGTTTCCCCATAGGCGACGTGTAGCGGACACTTTGGGAAGACTCGACTTTTTCGATGCAAATGCCATCCAAATGGTCTACAATCATTAGCATGACCGTCTCGTTCGTCTGCTCGCACAGCTCTTCCATGATCGGTTTGGCAATGGTGCGGATGTTGATCTGGCTGGCGGCGATCATCCCCAGCTCAAACAGCTTGATGCCGAGCGAGTATTTTTGGTTCTCCGGATTTTGTTTCACGAAGCCGCGATTTTCCAGCGTCACGAGCGCCCTGTGCACTACGCTTTTGTACACCTGCAAATGCTCGCTAAGCTCGGATACTCCCCACTCCGGCTTTTCCAGGGTAAAGCATTCCAAAATCTTCAGAATCCTGTCCCCAGTCTCTAATTTGGCTGTTTTCTTCGTTTCCATGGCACACCTTCGTTCTGCAAATAAGAACATCGTTCTCTATTTATGTTTTCTCCATTATAGTTGAGAATTTTCTCGTTGGGAATAGCGGCTCGCCAGAAAAAGAAATCTTGCCATTTGAAAAAACCCCGTACGCACCGGGGTTTCTTGTTCGTTCACCAGTTGCACAAGCCGGACTTTCCATCGGGATTCAACCCTTCGGCCGAAACAAGAGCGCCATAATGAACCCAAATACAATCGCCGCCGATATACCGGCACTGGTCACTTCAAAAATTCCCGTGACAATGCCGATCAGTCCCGTTTTTTCCGCTTCCGCCATCGCGCCGTGCACCAGCGCATTGCCAAAGCTGGTAATCGGCACGGTTGCCCCCGCGCCTGCAAACTTGATCAACGGTTCGTACAAGCCTACGCCATCCAGCACCGCCCCGGCCACTACCAAGGACGACATGGTGTGGGCCGGGGTTAATTTCACCACATCAATCAGAAACTGTCCGATCAGGCAGATCGTTCCACCCACCAGAAATGCCCAGAGAAACGTCATGCTCCCCCTCCTTACCGCTATTTACGCTTCGATCGCTACGGCGTGGGCGATGCACGGAATGCTCTCGCCTTGCTGGTACGAAATGGGGGAAAGCAGCGCTCCCGTGGCAACCACCAGCATCCGCTTGATCTTGCCTGCCTTCATTTTTCCGAGCAAATGGCCATACGTGACAGTCGCGCAGCAACCGCATCCGCTTCCTCCTGACCATACTTGGGGATTGTCCCCGTAAATCAGCATGCCGCAATCCACGTATCGATCCAGCGGAATATGTACGTTGTGATTGGGGAGCAGTTCAGAGAGAATGGAATGCCCGACCTTTCCCAGATCGCCAGTGACGACCAGGTCGTAGTGGTCGTGCGGTAGCTGCAAATCCCGAAAGTGCGTCTCCAATGTCGCCAATGCTGCCGGCGCCATGGCTCCTCCCATGTTGAACGGGTCGCTCAAGCCCATATCCACGATTTTGCCGATGGTCGCCGCCTGGATGCGCGGCCCGCTCCCTTCCTTTGCGACGACGGCTGCCCCGGCTCCCGTGACGGTCCATTGGGCGGTAGGCGGTTTTTGCCCGCCGTATTCCGTCGGATAGCGGTACTGCTTTTCAGCGGCAGCATTGTGGCTGCTGGTAGCTGCCAATACGTAATCAGCAGCCCCGCTGTCTACCAGCTGGGCTGCCAGGGCCAAGCCTTCCATCGAGGTGGAGCAAGCGCCGAAAATTCCGAGGAAAGGGATGGCGAGCGTGCGGGCCGAAAAGTTGGCGGAAATCGTTTGATTCATCAAATCGCCGGCCAGCATGAAATGAATTTGTTCTTTGGTGAGATTCGCCTTCGCGATGGCTTTGTCGCAGGCTTCCTCCAGCAATACCCGCTCCGCCTTTTCCCAGCTGTCCTGGCCCATCATGAGGTCGCCGTGAAGCGTATCAAAATCTTCGGCCAGCGGTCCCTTCGCCTCGAATGGACCGCCAATCGCAGCCGAGGCGGCAATGACCGGCTTGCTGGGAAACACCCAGGACTGGTGACCTTGGCGCATGCTTCATTCCCCCATTGTTGACAAGATGTTGAACACGGTCTTGATCAGCCCAATGAAAAATGCGGAAGTGACCCCAAATACAATCACGGATCCCGCCAGCTTGAACATGTTTCCGCCTACTCCCAGGACGAATCCTTCGCTGCGGTGATCGATCGCCGCAGACGCGATGGAATTGGCGAACCCTGTAACCGGGACGCTCGTTCCCGCGCCGGCCCACTGAGCGATCCGGTCATACAGCCCCAGTCCGGTCAGCAGGGCTGAAAGGAAGATCAATACGGCCGCAGTCGGATTGCCTGCCGTCTTCTCCGTGAAGTCAAAATAACGAATGAACATCTCCTGCAGAGCTTGTCCGATCAGACAAATGACGCCGCCCACCAGAAAGGCCCTGACGAAGTTTCGTGCCAGAGGCCGGGGAGGCTCATGCCGTTTGGCCAGCTCCTGATATTTCAGTTGCGTCAACGTAAGCTTTTTCTTTTTTTGGTCAGCCATGCAAATCACTCCCGTCAGCGTATCAAGAGCGGCCTTACCTGATCGATCACGCCCTGCAGCTTTTCCGCGTCGTACTGGTAAAACCGTTTCATCCGCTTGTCCTGTGTATCCAGGGCAAACAGCTCCAAATCCGCCTGGCATTTTTTCAAGGTGGCATACGTCAGCTTCATCTCAATGGGCTGGGCTACCTGCAATTTGTCGTCATACAAGTCCAGATACAGCTGCCCGCCTTTGTCGACTTGCCCGAGAAATACGTTCTCCAGCGCAACTCCGGCTTTTTCCAGCTCGGTCCTCAGCCATCTGCGGTTCAGCCCGATCGTCGCCAATGGTTCGTCCATGATGACGCCGTCCATAATGACCGCCTGGGGCTCTTCCGCAGGAGAGACGACCAGCTCCAGGTGCTGTGGAGTGACAGGCTGATTCTGCGACTTGAGCAGCACGCTTACTTCTCCGTTCGCTTCCATCAAGGCAAATTCCACGTCTGCCGCACGGAACACATTTTTAATTCGCAATTGTTCCAGCAGGTCTTCCGTCGTCAGCCGCTCTTTTTTCAGGTTGTCTTCCAGAATCTTGCCGTCTTTGATGAGAATCGTGGCGTTGCCCTCCACCAGATTCCGGATTGTCTTGCTTTTCAACGACAGCCAATCCATTAAAACGGGAAACAGCCCGATGATGGTCAAGGCGATCAGACTGTGGTACATGGGGCCATCCATGTCCGTCGCCATGAAGGCAGCGATGGATCCGATGGTGATTCCCACGATGTACTCGATGTATGTAAGCTGACGAATCTGCCTTTTTCCAATCAGCTTGGTCAGCACAAACAAATACACGATGGCTACTACGGACCGGATGACAAGATTAAGCCATTCAGGCATGTTCCACCTACCCCCAATTCCCTTCAGGGACCGGAAGAGGAACACTCCTCTTCCTGGCACCTGGTTGGAAGCAATTAGAATCCTTTATATTGCGGTTCTTCGTTTTCCAGTTCTGTCACGCGTTGTTCCAGGTTGGTGAGAATGGATTTGGTCTGTTCAGCCGCTTGTGTATACAGTTGCTTTGCCTGTTGGTTTTGGGTGCTGAGTGCAAACGATTCCAGATTCGCCTGCGCGCCCTTCAAACTTGCCAGGGTTTGCTTTACTTGGGATGCTACTGTCATTTTTATCACCTCCTACCCCCATTAGAATCAACTAGGTGCCAGCGTTTTATCCTTTCGCGAAAGTCTGCCGCAGCAACACATTCAGGAAGAAGAGGGAACAATATCCAATCGTCAAGAAGTCGCTCGACCGTTTCTGCGTGCCGAATTGTCGTTCGGCATCCTTGCATTTTTGTGCGGGAAAAGCAAGGCTTTGCTTCCCAACTCCCTGTATACTGGAAACAAAAGGAGGACGACCATGGCTTGGATGAAGAGAATGAACGACGCTCTCGGCTACATAGAGGAAAACCTGGCAGGCAGGATTGATCATGCCCAAGCGGCGAAAATCGCTTGCTGCTCTGTCCATCATTTTCAACGGATGTTCTCGTTTATCGCAGGAGTACCGCTCTCCGAATACATCAGACGAAGGCGGCTGACTCTTTCCGCTTTCGAACTGCAAACCACCGGCGGCAAAGTGCTCGACATCGCCCTCAAGTACGGATACGATTCTCCGGAAGCATTTGCTCGCGCTTTTCACGCGTTGCACGGAGTTGCTCCGACCGCTGCGCGGAATTCCGGTGTACCGCTGCAGGCATACCCGCGTATGGCTTTTTCCCTTACCGTGAAAGGAGAGGTCGGAATGAAGTATCGGATCGAACAAACCGAAGCGTTTTCAGTCGTAGGTTTCAAAGAACGGGTCCCTATGAAGGACGCTTTTCAAGTGATTCCCCGCCTGTGGGAGCAGGCAAAAGAAAAGGGACAAATGGATCAGCTCATCGAGCTCCTTTGGTCGGAACCTACACGTATGCCACGAGGAATACTCGGAATTTGTGCCGACGGAAATTTCGGAACCAATGACGAGTTTGATTACTACCTGGCTTCCCTTTCCGATCGGGAGCCTGCAGAAGGCATGGAGAAGCTGAATTTCCCAAAGAGCACCTGGGCCGTGTTTGAAATTACTCCGGACTTGGATGTTCAAGGAATTTGGCAAAGGCTGTACACCGAGTGGATTCCTACTTCCGAGTACGAACTGGCAAACGTGCCCGGCATCGAATGCTATTGTCCCCCTGGGCACCACCCCCAAGCCGAAGTATGGATCGCGGTCGAAAAAAAGCAGGGCAGATGATGGATCCTCTACTTCCGGATGTTTCTCCAGAAGACATAACCGATGAACACGAGCACGAGAAGCAAACCGACGAATGCCGTACCTACGGTTAAAATCGCATACCCCTCCACCTTTCCGCAAAATGGGTGCCTGCTGTGTTTGAAGTATGCGCCCTCTCTATTTTCCCTATACGGCTTCCCGCTTGCTTGCCCATTCTTTCCCCTCCTTTCTTCCGATGGGACAAATAAACATGCAAAGTATCGAGCCCGTACATAGAAATACAGTATTGACTGGCTTTCCGCCATTTTGGGCTCTCCGACGCCTGTTTGGCTCGTCCGGGATGCTTGCAAGCTACCTTCCTATACTGAGAGGGATGAAAAGTGGGATCACATCGAAAGAAAGATGGGGATTTGGTTTATGACTACATTATTGTCGGGACAGGTCCGGCCGGGGCCGTGTTGGCAAAAACGCTGACGGATGATAAAAAAACCTCCGTTTTGTTACTGGAGGCAGGGGACAATAACGATCAGGATGAACCGATCCGAGATTCAACATTCGCTCCCGAGCTGGAAGAACTATTCTTTCCACAGTATTTTTGGCAAGGCGAGGGAGTCCCCCAGGAAGCCCTGGACGACCGTTCCTTTGAATGGACGACCGGCAGGCTTTCGGGCGGCGGATCATCGATCAACGGCGAGCAGTATGTCCGACCTACATCAGCTGTGCTTGCAGAATGGGAAAGGCTCCTCGGTCCCCTTTGGTCGCCTCAGCTGGCACTGGAGCGCTTCAAAGCCTTGGAGAATTTTCACGGAATCTCGGGCACGTCCGAAGTACATGGACACAACGGTCGTATCGACATTCGCCAGGCCCCGACGGATCCGACGGTCATGGCCAGAAAGCTGGTTAGAGCGATCGAGCAGGCAACGGGATTCAAAGAAATCGTCGACTACAACAATCCGCAGACACCACTCGGCCCTTTTACCCGCTGGCAGTTGTATCAAATGCCAAATGGTCAACGGGAAAGCTCCTCCACCGCTTTTCTCTCATCGGATATCATGACTCCTGCCGGCCGTGGGGTTCAAGGCCGAAAGCTGCGGGTTCTTTATAAGTCGACAGCCCTTCGCATCCTGTTTCGTCAGCAGCGTGCCGTTGGCGTGGAATTTCTCAGGGCTGGCCAGCGCGTCCGTGCTCATGCTCGCCGGAAAATCATCGTTTCGGCCGGAATCAATAGTCCGCAGCTTTTGATGCTCTCCGGGATTGGGCCCGCTTCCATGCTTGAACAAGCAGGGATTCCTGTCATATTCGATAATCCGCACGTGGGTCAAAACCTTACGAACCACACGCTAAACTTCGCGACCTTTACCACCAATCCGCTCGATCGTCCCCTGCCTTTGAATGATCCGAATGCTCTGTATACAGGCGGAGCCTTCTTGCCAGATCCCACTCCCGGCTCCGATCAAAGCCGTCGCGGAGTGCAGCTGATCGGGCTGGGATCGGAAAATCAGCTGACGATCGCGATTCTTTATTTGCAGCCCAAAAGCCGTGGCTCCATTCAACTGCAGAACAACGATCCTTTGAAGATCGTGCTCGCAGATGAAGGATTTTTGAACAACCCGGCGGACATGGAAGCCGTAAAAGCCATCTACAGGACGTACATCAGGAATATCGCGGCAAAGCTGACGGCGATCGATCAAAGGTACCGCCTGGTCTCACCCACCCTGGATATCATCAACAACGACGCCAGGCTGGAGGACTTCATCCGGCAAAATTTTGACCATAACCATCATCAGCAGGCGTTCTTGCGGATGGCTCCTTTGCGCGAGGGAGGCGTGGTCGATCGGCGGGGGCATGTCCACGGCGTGGAAGATTTGATTGTGGCTGACGCTTCCATCATTCCGTTTACCGTTGACGGAAATACTTCGGCTGCTGCTTATCTGATTGGGTATACGATTGCTCAGCAATTGCGGAAAAAGTAGCGTTTCTTGGTTGCAACTGTTGCCGTGGGGGCGGAAAAAGCAGAAAACGCTGTGGCTCTTGGGGCGCAGCAGTGAAGCATTGACTGGCCAGCTCCATTCCAAAAGAGGAACCAACAAAAAGAGGCCGCCTGTCCGTATTTGTCTACGGATGGGCAGCCTGTCTTATCGACTGGGAGTCAAGAAATCTGTCTTGCCGTTTTAACCCAGGAACGCAATCGCTCGTTTGCTTTTTCTCGCAAAGGCGACAGGGTTGTCGATCGATTCCCAGTGAATGTACATGAGACGGGGGTTTTCAAACAGCCAGTGGTTGTGCAGAGCGGTCACTTTGATGCCTTGTCTGCGCAGGTTGGAAATCAATCGGTTGGCTTGATTTTGGAAGCAGGCGGTTTCACCCAGGCAGAGGGCACGTCCCGAGCTGTCCAGCCTTTCGAACGAGAACAGTTGGTACCGTACCAGTGGCGATGTGGTCTTCCTTCCCAAAATCGATGCGTTC
Proteins encoded:
- a CDS encoding IclR family transcriptional regulator → METKKTAKLETGDRILKILECFTLEKPEWGVSELSEHLQVYKSVVHRALVTLENRGFVKQNPENQKYSLGIKLFELGMIAASQINIRTIAKPIMEELCEQTNETVMLMIVDHLDGICIEKVESSQSVRYTSPMGKRVPLHAGATTKILLAYLPEERIRQIISKELPSFTKYTVVDPAELQRELETIREQGYSISANDFSLGGMGIAVPIRDYTGNVVAGLSISGLEIRMSKDKDRLLWLCQQAAHDISKRLGAR
- the spoVAE gene encoding stage V sporulation protein AE, with the translated sequence MTFLWAFLVGGTICLIGQFLIDVVKLTPAHTMSSLVVAGAVLDGVGLYEPLIKFAGAGATVPITSFGNALVHGAMAEAEKTGLIGIVTGIFEVTSAGISAAIVFGFIMALLFRPKG
- the spoVAD gene encoding stage V sporulation protein AD gives rise to the protein MRQGHQSWVFPSKPVIAASAAIGGPFEAKGPLAEDFDTLHGDLMMGQDSWEKAERVLLEEACDKAIAKANLTKEQIHFMLAGDLMNQTISANFSARTLAIPFLGIFGACSTSMEGLALAAQLVDSGAADYVLAATSSHNAAAEKQYRYPTEYGGQKPPTAQWTVTGAGAAVVAKEGSGPRIQAATIGKIVDMGLSDPFNMGGAMAPAALATLETHFRDLQLPHDHYDLVVTGDLGKVGHSILSELLPNHNVHIPLDRYVDCGMLIYGDNPQVWSGGSGCGCCATVTYGHLLGKMKAGKIKRMLVVATGALLSPISYQQGESIPCIAHAVAIEA
- the spoVAC gene encoding stage V sporulation protein AC, whose translation is MADQKKKKLTLTQLKYQELAKRHEPPRPLARNFVRAFLVGGVICLIGQALQEMFIRYFDFTEKTAGNPTAAVLIFLSALLTGLGLYDRIAQWAGAGTSVPVTGFANSIASAAIDHRSEGFVLGVGGNMFKLAGSVIVFGVTSAFFIGLIKTVFNILSTMGE
- a CDS encoding DUF421 domain-containing protein, whose product is MPEWLNLVIRSVVAIVYLFVLTKLIGKRQIRQLTYIEYIVGITIGSIAAFMATDMDGPMYHSLIALTIIGLFPVLMDWLSLKSKTIRNLVEGNATILIKDGKILEDNLKKERLTTEDLLEQLRIKNVFRAADVEFALMEANGEVSVLLKSQNQPVTPQHLELVVSPAEEPQAVIMDGVIMDEPLATIGLNRRWLRTELEKAGVALENVFLGQVDKGGQLYLDLYDDKLQVAQPIEMKLTYATLKKCQADLELFALDTQDKRMKRFYQYDAEKLQGVIDQVRPLLIR
- a CDS encoding DUF1657 domain-containing protein, yielding MTVASQVKQTLASLKGAQANLESFALSTQNQQAKQLYTQAAEQTKSILTNLEQRVTELENEEPQYKGF
- a CDS encoding AraC family transcriptional regulator is translated as MAWMKRMNDALGYIEENLAGRIDHAQAAKIACCSVHHFQRMFSFIAGVPLSEYIRRRRLTLSAFELQTTGGKVLDIALKYGYDSPEAFARAFHALHGVAPTAARNSGVPLQAYPRMAFSLTVKGEVGMKYRIEQTEAFSVVGFKERVPMKDAFQVIPRLWEQAKEKGQMDQLIELLWSEPTRMPRGILGICADGNFGTNDEFDYYLASLSDREPAEGMEKLNFPKSTWAVFEITPDLDVQGIWQRLYTEWIPTSEYELANVPGIECYCPPGHHPQAEVWIAVEKKQGR
- a CDS encoding GMC family oxidoreductase, translated to MGSHRKKDGDLVYDYIIVGTGPAGAVLAKTLTDDKKTSVLLLEAGDNNDQDEPIRDSTFAPELEELFFPQYFWQGEGVPQEALDDRSFEWTTGRLSGGGSSINGEQYVRPTSAVLAEWERLLGPLWSPQLALERFKALENFHGISGTSEVHGHNGRIDIRQAPTDPTVMARKLVRAIEQATGFKEIVDYNNPQTPLGPFTRWQLYQMPNGQRESSSTAFLSSDIMTPAGRGVQGRKLRVLYKSTALRILFRQQRAVGVEFLRAGQRVRAHARRKIIVSAGINSPQLLMLSGIGPASMLEQAGIPVIFDNPHVGQNLTNHTLNFATFTTNPLDRPLPLNDPNALYTGGAFLPDPTPGSDQSRRGVQLIGLGSENQLTIAILYLQPKSRGSIQLQNNDPLKIVLADEGFLNNPADMEAVKAIYRTYIRNIAAKLTAIDQRYRLVSPTLDIINNDARLEDFIRQNFDHNHHQQAFLRMAPLREGGVVDRRGHVHGVEDLIVADASIIPFTVDGNTSAAAYLIGYTIAQQLRKK
- a CDS encoding DUF1259 domain-containing protein, with translation MAKVKVSPRFRMLCNQFARILGGEHEIDPGPVCFVSRARKLNASILGRKTTSPLVRYQLFSFERLDSSGRALCLGETACFQNQANRLISNLRRQGIKVTALHNHWLFENPRLMYIHWESIDNPVAFARKSKRAIAFLG